A stretch of the Solanum dulcamara chromosome 6, daSolDulc1.2, whole genome shotgun sequence genome encodes the following:
- the LOC129891392 gene encoding blue copper protein-like — MARKLSTLVVFGAILFALLQHVSMAQQTHVVGDALAWTVPNGGATAYSAWAARKTFTAGDTLVFNFTTGLHSVAEVSKAAFDSCNISSPISISTNGPTNITLRSVGSHYYLCTFPSHCTLGQKLAINVSGSGSPAPQPAPARPSTPPTATPVTSPSASPSTAPAPSVAPATAPGPASVAQTYIVGDNMGWTVPSGPTSYQRWANGKSFKVGDTLVFNFVNGTHNVAMVSKASYDSCNTTSPINTISSGPARITLTNSGEHYYMCTFPRHCSLGQKLAINVTGTDATAPTPSTTAATPSSSTVPSTDSPATSPPAPSASAPSLVIAALPVTFLSFALLRLLN, encoded by the exons ATGGCAAGAAAGTTGAGTACTTTAGTTGTTTTTGGTGCAATTTTATTTGCTTTATTACAACATGTTTCAATGGCACAACAAACTCATGTTGTTGGTGATGCTCTGGCTTGGACCGTTCCTAATGGTGGCGCCACCGCTTATTCCGCCTGGGCCGCCCGGAAAACCTTTACCGCCGGCGACACTCTTG TTTTTAACTTTACAACTGGATTGCATAGTGTGGCTGAAGTGTCAAAGGCAGCTTTTGATTCATGCAATATttcaagtccaatttcaatTTCCACTAATGGCCCAACAAACATTACATTGAGATCTGTTGGATCACATTACTACCTTTGTACATTTCCAAGTCATTGTACCTTGGGCCAGAAATTGGCTATCAATGTCTCCGGCTCCGGCTCACCCGCTCCTCAGCCAGCCCCCGCCAGGCCCTCCACTCCTCCGACTGCCACTCCGGTGACGTCTCCTTCAGCAAGCCCATCCACAGCTCCAGCCCCATCGGTCGCTCCAGCAACGGCACCTGGACCTGCTAGTGTAGCCCAAACTTATATTGTTGGAGATAACATGGGCTGGACTGTTCCTAGTGGCCCAACTTCTTATCAAAGATGGGCTAATGGCAAATCCTTCAAAGTTGGAGATACTCTTG TTTTCAATTTTGTGAATGGGACACACAATGTCGCAATGGTTAGCAAGGCATCTTATGACTCATGTAACACAACTTCTCCCATAAACACAATTAGCAGTGGTCCAGCCAGAATTACACTTACAAATTCTGGTGAACATTACTACATGTGTACATTCCCTAGACACTGCTCATTAGGTCAAAAATTAGCCATCAATGTCACCGGCACGGACGCGACCGCCCCCACGCCTTCCACCACCGCAGCTACGCCATCCAGCTCCACCGTCCCATCGACCGATTCTCCGGCCACTTCACCACCAGCACCAAGTGCCTCAGCTCCATCTTTGGTTATTGCTGCTTTGCCAGTCACTTTCTTGTCATTTGCCTTACTTAGGTTGTTGAATTAG